Genomic window (Bacteroidales bacterium):
CCCGTGAACGAGGTTCTGGATACGGTTCCCGTTTTATGGGCGGAAGCAAACCCTGCCACCCGGGAATGTAGAAAACTGAATCAGTTCCGGTTCATCGGCAGGGCTCCCATCGGTCAAACCATGAAAATAAAGTTCCGTAACCGGGGCGCCTCTGACCCTGTTACAGCTACACTTACAGCCGTTGATGACGCCTATGCTACGTTTGACCAGACTTCCCTGTCGCCCGTGGATCCCGGGCCTACCGTATCGTATGAGATCCTTCAGCCAAGTGGTTACGGCTATCTGAAACTGACCAGCGAAGGGGGGGATTCCGCCACGCTGGCGAGCATTTACACTGATTTCAGGGAAGCGATCACTCTCTTTAACACGAATGATTCACCTGGTATGATCCTGGATATGCGCGTGAACACCGGTGGAGAAGATATGCTGTCGGCCGCGCTTTCTGGATTTTTTTCCACCGATACCATTCTGTATGAACAGCAGAGTTTTTATAATCCTGCCAGCGGCCAGTTTGAACTTTGGCCTCTGCCCATTCTACATTTCAATCCACAAACCTTAGGTCCCTATATCAACCCGGCATATCCCAACGGTACTTTATTCACCGAACCTCAGGGTTTATACTTTTCAAACCCTGTGATGGTAATGGTAGGTCCGCGCAATATAAGCTCCGGAGAGGGAATTCCGATGTCATTGCAACGGTTGCCCAACAACAAAGTGGTCAGCTTTTACGGGAGCAACGGTTCTTTTGGCATGATAGAATGGTGGTCAATCCATTATCTCTACCCTCCACCCGATGATTTATACTTAAGATTCCCCGTGGGACGCTCCCTGGACAAAGACTTTAATATCCAGCTCGATAGCGATTCAAACATGGTGGGCGGTATCGTACCTGATATCCGTGTTCCCATAAATGATACGGTCCTCGATCAGCTCTATATCGACAGCATTGATGTGGAGTTGAATTATGCGATACAGGAACTTAATTCCATGCTTGGAATTAACGAACAGCATCCGGGCGTCGCAGGACTGATCCTGGATCATATCTTTCCCAATCCCATCACATCTTATGCAACGATTTCGTACCGGCTGGAGGAAGCCGCTGTAGTTGCGTTTGCAATTTACGACCTTTGCGGGAGAGTGGTGACAACGCTGGTGGATGAACCACAAAATGAGGGACGATATACGGTCAAATGGAGTACAGGAGATACAAAGCCCGGGATTTATTTTTACAGGATCAGTACCGGTAATGTTAGTGTTACCCGGAAATGCATCGTTCTGTAACAACGGATAGTATAGTAACTGAAGTTTAGATTCGTCTTATAATTTTATATCAGCACCATGAAATCAAAACTGTTTTTACTGATCCTCGCATTGATGTGTATGGGCCTGCTCACATGTAAAAAAGAGAGTGATCCGTATGGCGATCTGAATAAACAGATTGTTGCGGAATGGGAACATGTGAGCGATTCCATCCTCGCTAATTCCGGGGTACCCGGTATGATTATCGGGATCTGGGCTCCAGACAGAAACCTCTCGTGGGTCGTAGGAAAAGGGAAAGCCAATCGGGCTACCGGCGAAAAACCTGACCCATCGATGAAATACCGGATGGGGAGTCTCACAAAAACATATACCTACACGGTTCTTCTTCAGTTGGTAGATGAAGGAAAAATCAATCTTTCGGATAAGCTTAGTTTGTTTCTCCCCGATTTCCCTAAAGCCGACAGCATCACCATCCGGATGTTGTGCAATCACACGAGTGGCATCTTTGATTATACGGAAACAAACCTGTTTCAGATGAGTCTTATCACGGATCCGTTAAAAAAGTGGACCAGCCAGGAGATGATCGACATGGTTAAAACGGAACCATTTTATTTTTCTCCGGGGACAGCTTTCAAATATTCCAACACCAATACCATTATCGCCGGGATGATTGTGGAAGAGCTCACAGGGAACCCTATTGCAGCAAAGATTCAGCATCGGATCCTCGATCCCCTTCACCTGGAAAATACCATCTACCCTACCAACCAGGTGATGACGGGTGCATTTGTTCACGGTTACGGGTGGTATGAAGGGGATAGCACCGATGTGTCACAGGCGTATGATCCTTCCATGGCCGGTGCTGCCGGCGCCATCATTGCCGATGTGTATGACCTGAAGACCTGGGTGGAACATCTTTACAAAGGCACTTTGCTTACACCGGAAACACAAACTCAGCGGCTCACAGTTGTTCCTGCCACGGATGAAGATTGCGAAGAATATGGACTGGGAATCATGCATAAGATTTATCCTCCCATGTGGGGCCATACCGGAACCATCCCGGGATATAAAAACTGGGCGGGGTATTGTCCTTCGGAAAATGTCACCATCGTGATCAATTACAATGCGACAACCGACAAGCCAATGGTTCTTGCAACCAGGCTAATGACTATTTATCTGGAGGCTGTAAAAAAATAAAACCATCCTCCAAATACACAAGTCTGCCCCAACGTTCGAGCGCAAAGGCCCGGGCCGGGTTTAATGTGTAAAGTTAGAATTTATTTATGCAAATTACAAACAGATTCCCGCTTGCGCGTTTGTTAGTAGTCGTAGGAATCGTGGTGTGCGAACTCACCTTTCAGAAATTTGGCAAAAGAACGGGAAATGTTGCCGGAAAGAGTATTAATAATCAATTCGGCTTTCGTAAATCAGACAAAAATAATTCAAATTCAACATGCCGAAAGTTGAAAATACTGACGGTAAGAATCAAGATAAAAATTCAGGACTTCATCATACAGACAATGAAATATTTTATTCCCACTTATATTGAAACGAATCACTGTTAGAAAGATATGTGGCAATCTTTTCCCAGTAATATCCACTCTGGTTATGTGACACCCTCCAGAAAACATAATCAGCCGTCTCAAGATCGCCGCTGGCATTGAGTCGCCGCGATATTCCCATTTGCGCATAATTATTGCATATCAAAGGGATGATTGCGAGTATTTTATCAATGTCGGTATCGCCGGTTTCCAGACATGCCAAGCCCATGATGAAAGTGGCATCGTAAGTCGATAATGCGTAAGCATTCGGAATGTTACCGGTTTGGGATTCAATCCTGGCTGATAGATCTGCTGTAAAAGCGGGCGTACTCCATGCGTTTATGATACCCATAATGGGTGATAGGAATTCCGTTTTTATCGCAAATTCCGCCAGATCGCTGTCGGTAATCAATCCCTTCAGCTGGGCAGTGGCGTCACAACCGTACCATGTCACTGAACCCAGCGATTCGCTCTGGCGCGCGGCATCGAAAATCATCTCAATTTCATGGTAAGTCAGCGCCAGCACAACGACCTGCGATGTATCGTAGACTGCCAGAGCATTGTTCACCTGTGATTCGATTGTACTTATTGCTGCTGAAAAAGAGGTTTCGGAAGGTTCGTAAACTACCCCGGAGTAGATCACTCCTTCTTCCTGTTCGAATCCGGTTGTAAAGTCTTCTAATAACGAATTGCCCCAGACATCATTTCGTACAATTGGGATGACGGCTTTCACTCCGTTTGTTACCACTGCTCTGACTAAGGCTCTTGCCTGAAAACTGTCATCGGAGATAATCCGGAAAAAATGACTACCAGCCTGGTTTAGTCCCACTGCCGTACTGTTTGAATTGATCAATACGACCGGATTTTGGGCTAAAAAGGGAGCTATGGCTTTAAGCTCGCTGCTGGAATAAGGACCCGCCACAAACATATCAATCCCATCTTCGTACATTTCACTGATCAGGTTTTTCGCTTCGGTCGTATCCATGTGCGTATCTTCGAATCTGCAGGTAAAGTTGATGTCCCGGCCGACTGTCCCGGTATAATTGTTCAGGTCATCCAGGGCAATTTCAATGGCAGTTTTCGTGCAGAGTCCATTTTCAGGATCGTTAACGCTAAGATCCAGCAGTGCCCCAAATTGGATAGTTTTTCCGTCCAGAGGATCTTTTAATACAGTTTCCTCACAACCGGTGGCTAAAATCAACACAAAACTCATCACTACTAATAATGAGTAAGTCAAATTTCTTGAATCTCTTTTCATATCTGTCTTTTGCTTTAAAGTTAGTTTTATTTATGAACATAAATTTTTGTGAATATGAGTGGCGATGTATTTCGACGAGAGTCATTATCAACTAATTAAATACTAATGTCAATTTTTATGGCTTCCAACTCACACCTCTTTATATATTAAAAATTTGGATTAAATATTTGCATCATTTTTTTCAATTATTTTAATTGCTTTGACATAAACATTTTTCACGCCGTCATTCTTTTCTTCTCTAATAATCTTTTCAAAAATCGGCATCAGCTGTTTTCTGGAACCAGGATAATGTTTAGCAATTTCCGTAAGGGCAAAAGCCGCGCACCATTTTATTACCGCGGTATTGATTTTATCATCAGTAGTATTTTTGAGCAGATAGGGGATGGCGGTCGCTGTTTTTTCAGCGTCATCTTTTGCGAGATTGCCAATCGCTTCCGGCACGCCCCATTTGACTCTTGGGGCTTTGTAATTTATATATTTCACGAGGATATCAATATAAGGCTTGAGTAGTTCGGGCTTTTGATCTGAAACGTGCTTCATGACGTCTGCGCAAGTGCCTTTATCAATATCAGAAGCAGATTCAAAAAACATAATAAAATCTTCCATTGAAATCTCTTTCGAGACTAAAGACTCGACTAAAATTATCTGCTTTTCTTTCGGTTTTATTTTTTCCTGCAAGATTTCTTCAATTCTTGTCATAATTCCCCATTTTGTAATTGAAATAGCGCACGACGGTTGGCATATGGTTAGTTCGCGTTTTAAGGTACTTTCCTATCTGGTTACAACTTACTTTGCATAAAAGTACAAAAGATTTGAAAACTGCTCACCCGCCAATTAACTATATGCCTTGTGTGTGCCCTGCATGAGCATGCTGCGCACACTTGTTGGACGCTGTTGAAAAAGTTTAAAAATACAAATAAAATTTCAAGAGCCAACGACAAGTGTGGTATATATTTTCCAGAGGGTGCAAGTCCCTTATACACAGGTGTAGCGCCTTGAAGTATTAGCAAGTCGCAAGGTGGCTTGGGGTGACCCATACACTGAAGGAAGCGAGACTGCAAAATCCGGTACTGACGAACAGGAACGGCATATGAGGCATAATTATCCGGGTAAGTAACCACAGCTTTACAACGCCCAAAGAACATAAAAAGGGTAGTTATGTAGATGTCGCAGGAATCGGAGGAAGGAAAATGCTCTTACCGGGGGAGATCCATGTGTGTCGGTAACGATACACCGGGAAGTCAGCAGAGGTCATAGTAGTTACCGAAACGAGCCGGCATAGATAGCCGGATGGCTCACAAAAGTAGCGAAGGACTGAACATTAAGTCGTTCTTGATTCAATCAGGAGGTTTAAACCTTGAGTTTACCAGCCTTATTTTAAAGAGAACAAGCTCATCTGGTGTAAAGAGCGGCTGGGCTATGCTTAACGAACCGCCGTGTACGTGACCCGTACGCACGGTGGTGTGAGAGGCTCTCCCCGTCGGCGATGCTGACGGGGCAGCCTACTCGATTACAGGGCGTTTTAATAACATTGTACCATACTGAAATTTAGCAATCAGTTCTTTATTATTCTAAATATTTTAACGGTACTATCACTAGTCAGTTTCATATAATAAATTCCTCGTGTTAAATCACTAATATCAATTATTGTCCTTGGCCCCGTTATCCATCTTTGGATAATTGCCTGACCTTGAGAGTTGAACATTAATATCTGACTTTTTGTTGGTATTATTAATGTTTCAATGGTTATTTGGTTTGATCCAGGGTTGGGGTAAATAATGATGTCGCTTTCTGTATTGGTATTTTCGTTCAGACCTACCTGGCAAGCGGCTAATATTTCCAACTTGGTATTGCATCCTGCTGCATTAAATTGGATAATAGCAGTGCTATTCGGACTTGCCAGGTAATCACAAACGCTTTGAACCTCACAAGAGGATAAAGAAGCATTATTATGAATCCAAAGGTCAGTTATTGAGCCAGCATCTATATTGCCCACTCCTTTTATATCGGTTAGAGCATCGTTGTAGCGAATAATCAATTTTCCACCTAATGAAGTTAAATTATCCAGCCCATTCAGACTTGTTAATGAATCATTAAGTCGGATCTCTATATTATTTCCAATGGAAGTCACTACCGATAATCCAAACAGGTTTGCAATATCACCCCCTCCTTCAATGTATACACTACCTTGCAAATTAATACAGTTAGGATAGAATGACTGAAAACTATCAATTTCCGCTTGCGTTGTGAAATAATAATTACCAAAGGGCAGACAAGGAATAGTAATGCCACAATCATTTGCCACTTCATGTAGGTTATTACAACCTGTGTTATTGGCGTATATCTGAACTATTCCATTAGGGTTTGAAAGGTAATTGCATACACTTTGGGCATCACAGATAGTTAAAGAAGGATTATTATATATCGCTAAGTTTCTGATTGCACCTGCGTCAAGATTGTCCAATCCTGCTATGCTTGTCAATACAGTGTTATCATAAATGGCAAGGTCGCCTTCATAATTATCACCCCCTATTGAAGTCAAGTTATCCAATCCATCTAAAGTGGTCAATCCTGCGTTTGAAAAAATTGTAAGATAACCCCCTATTGAATTCAAATTCCCCAGATCCGATATATTAGATAGGGCTGGATTATT
Coding sequences:
- a CDS encoding beta-lactamase family protein — its product is MKSKLFLLILALMCMGLLTCKKESDPYGDLNKQIVAEWEHVSDSILANSGVPGMIIGIWAPDRNLSWVVGKGKANRATGEKPDPSMKYRMGSLTKTYTYTVLLQLVDEGKINLSDKLSLFLPDFPKADSITIRMLCNHTSGIFDYTETNLFQMSLITDPLKKWTSQEMIDMVKTEPFYFSPGTAFKYSNTNTIIAGMIVEELTGNPIAAKIQHRILDPLHLENTIYPTNQVMTGAFVHGYGWYEGDSTDVSQAYDPSMAGAAGAIIADVYDLKTWVEHLYKGTLLTPETQTQRLTVVPATDEDCEEYGLGIMHKIYPPMWGHTGTIPGYKNWAGYCPSENVTIVINYNATTDKPMVLATRLMTIYLEAVKK
- a CDS encoding S41 family peptidase, whose product is MKKFILLTLTIFSGAFNLFSQPANFVTTYDSMHLRFQVYYAFGEWKAIDWEALNGQIKPKIINAGSDNDTNAFYLALREYVASVPDGHVSVRGTGWEDHKAYARYQQIGGSYGFALSGLDDDRIVTRLVNPGSPAAFAGMQFGADILEINDRPVNEVLDTVPVLWAEANPATRECRKLNQFRFIGRAPIGQTMKIKFRNRGASDPVTATLTAVDDAYATFDQTSLSPVDPGPTVSYEILQPSGYGYLKLTSEGGDSATLASIYTDFREAITLFNTNDSPGMILDMRVNTGGEDMLSAALSGFFSTDTILYEQQSFYNPASGQFELWPLPILHFNPQTLGPYINPAYPNGTLFTEPQGLYFSNPVMVMVGPRNISSGEGIPMSLQRLPNNKVVSFYGSNGSFGMIEWWSIHYLYPPPDDLYLRFPVGRSLDKDFNIQLDSDSNMVGGIVPDIRVPINDTVLDQLYIDSIDVELNYAIQELNSMLGINEQHPGVAGLILDHIFPNPITSYATISYRLEEAAVVAFAIYDLCGRVVTTLVDEPQNEGRYTVKWSTGDTKPGIYFYRISTGNVSVTRKCIVL
- a CDS encoding leucine-rich repeat domain-containing protein; protein product: MKILLLISIALLLSSLGSSQSCIPYGIEFSTQGQIDSFQVNYPNCTEIEGNLWIIGNEITNLNGLNVLTSIGGELYLNNSDALTSLIGLDNVTSIGRLIIYSNNLLTNLEGLGNVITIEYQLFITTNISLTSLSGLNNLTTIGQFLEIIYNDSLTNLAGLGNLTSIGTYVWIANNPALSNISDLGNLNSIGGYLTIFSNAGLTTLDGLDNLTSIGGDNYEGDLAIYDNTVLTSIAGLDNLDAGAIRNLAIYNNPSLTICDAQSVCNYLSNPNGIVQIYANNTGCNNLHEVANDCGITIPCLPFGNYYFTTQAEIDSFQSFYPNCINLQGSVYIEGGGDIANLFGLSVVTSIGNNIEIRLNDSLTSLNGLDNLTSLGGKLIIRYNDALTDIKGVGNIDAGSITDLWIHNNASLSSCEVQSVCDYLASPNSTAIIQFNAAGCNTKLEILAACQVGLNENTNTESDIIIYPNPGSNQITIETLIIPTKSQILMFNSQGQAIIQRWITGPRTIIDISDLTRGIYYMKLTSDSTVKIFRIIKN
- a CDS encoding ABC transporter substrate-binding protein; this translates as MKRDSRNLTYSLLVVMSFVLILATGCEETVLKDPLDGKTIQFGALLDLSVNDPENGLCTKTAIEIALDDLNNYTGTVGRDINFTCRFEDTHMDTTEAKNLISEMYEDGIDMFVAGPYSSSELKAIAPFLAQNPVVLINSNSTAVGLNQAGSHFFRIISDDSFQARALVRAVVTNGVKAVIPIVRNDVWGNSLLEDFTTGFEQEEGVIYSGVVYEPSETSFSAAISTIESQVNNALAVYDTSQVVVLALTYHEIEMIFDAARQSESLGSVTWYGCDATAQLKGLITDSDLAEFAIKTEFLSPIMGIINAWSTPAFTADLSARIESQTGNIPNAYALSTYDATFIMGLACLETGDTDIDKILAIIPLICNNYAQMGISRRLNASGDLETADYVFWRVSHNQSGYYWEKIATYLSNSDSFQYKWE